The Lycium ferocissimum isolate CSIRO_LF1 chromosome 10, AGI_CSIRO_Lferr_CH_V1, whole genome shotgun sequence genome window below encodes:
- the LOC132033449 gene encoding uncharacterized protein LOC132033449, which translates to MAFLFHKFQEAVKILAKSPTFARESRILQFEADTNILFLYTSYNRLGRNAEEADAEEIIDIANKASLADQQKQVHENVHSQVSSFCRYMDDILLLDQKVNDNLATSPTATNSSPGSSGLGLAAGGNSPLQNQTAVPETKALQRREVSQRLKDLMSYTLEVKPSKIPHEDAGKGLFLQGEANIGSVIAFYPGVVYSPAYYRYIPGYPRVDAQNSHLITRYDGTVINAQPWGAGGESREIWEPKHTMQADEKGSDVMNRELLERRNPLAFAHFANHPAKGMVPNVMICPYDFPLLEKDMRPYIPNVSFGHGEEIEMKRFGSFMIKSWKSSNNESKVVPVLKTLVLVATRAICDEEVLLNYRLSNLEHIPSWYTPVDEGDH; encoded by the exons ATGGCTTTCCTCTTCCACAAATTCCAAGAG GCGGTGAAAATTCTTGCTAAAAGCCCCACTTTCGCTAGAGAATCGAGGATTCTTCAGTTCGAAGCTGATACAAATATTCTATTCCTTTACACTAG TTACAACCGTTTAGGAAGGAATGCTGAAGAAGCTGATGCAGAGGAGATTATTGATATCGCTAACAAAGCCTCCTTAGCCGATCAACAAAAGCAGGTCCATGAGAATGTGCATTCTCAGGTTTCAAGCTTTTGCAGATATATGGATGACATATTACTCCTGGATCAAAAAGTCAATGACAATCTGGCCACATCGCCTACAGCAACAAATTCTTCTCCTGGTAGTAGTGGGCTTGGTCTTGCTGCTGGTGGGAATTCTCCATTACAAAACCAAACAG CTGTACCTGAAACCAAGGCATTGCAGCGCAGAGAGGTTTCACAGAGGTTAAAGGATCTTATGAGCTACACGCTCGAGGTCAAACCATCTAAAATTCCCCATGAAGATGCTGGGAAGGGTTTATTCTTACAGGGTGAAGCCAATATTGGTTCTGTCATAGCATTCTATCCTGGAGTTGTCTACTCTCCAGCATATTACCGGTATATTCCTGGGTACCCtagagtggatgcccaaaattcacatttgatCACACGGTATGATGGGACTGTGATCAATGCCCAGCCCTGGGGTGCTGGTGGTGAATCTCGTGAAATATGGGAACCTAAGCACACTATGCAAGCTGATGAAAAAGGTTCTGATGTGATGAACCGTGAATTGCTGGAAAGGAGAAACCCTCTAGCCTTTGCTCATTTTGCCAACCACCCAGCTAAAGGCATGGTCCCCAATGTAATGATCTGTCCTTATGATTTTCCCCTTCTTGAGAAGGACATGAGACCCTATATACCTAATGTTTCATTTGGACACGGTGAAGAAATagagatgaagagatttggCAGCTTTATGATCAAATCGTGGAAGTCCAGCAACAATGAATCAAAGGTTGTCCCTGTTCTGAAGACACTTGTTCTTGTGGCTACTAGAGCAATTTGTGATGAAGAGGTTCTGCTGAACTACAGACTGAGCAATTTAGAGCATATACCATCGTGGTATACTCCAGTAGATGAAGGAGATCATTGA
- the LOC132033451 gene encoding cytochrome b5: MVLTNFNGTGVGFGAGIGCGFGVGWGFGGMPLNFLGLGVGGGCGIGVGLGWGFGTAFGSQYRNSRVTFEGKDFNKESSEERESKEVAKGTPQVAPHNSKQDCWIIINDRVLDVTKFLEEHPGGEEVLIELSGKDATKEFEDIGHSKAAKNLLLEYQIGYLQGYRIPGDDNLDTDDSFKEPIKAKEMEAFVIKEDPKPKYLIFVEYFVPFLFAAFFLYYRYPTGALNL; encoded by the exons ATGGTACTGACCAACTTCAATGGAACCGGTGTCGGTTTTG GTGCTGGCATTGGTTGTGGATTTGGGGTAGGATGGGGTTTTGGAG GCATGCCTTTGAATTTCTTGGGTCTTGGTGTAG GTGGCGGGTGTGGAATTGGAGTAGGCCTCGGATGGGGATTTGGCACTGCTTTTGGTAGCCAGTACAGGAACTCTAGAGTAACATTTGAAGGCAAAGATTTCAATAAAGAGAGTAGTGAAGAAAGAGAATCAAAAGAAGTAGCCAAAGGCACTC CTCAAGTTGCACCACACAACTCAAAGCAAGATTGTTGGATCATCATCAATGACAGA GTATTAGACGTAACGAAGTTTCTGGAAGAACATCCTGGAGGAGAAGAAGTGTTGATTGAATTATCTGGAAAGGATGCAACTAAAGAGTTTGAAGATATTGGGCACAGTAAAGCTGCCAAAAACTTGCTCTTGGAATACCAGATTGGATATCTTCAAGGCTATAGAATCCCAGGTGATGATAATTTAGATACTGATGATTCCTTCAAAGAACCAATAAAGGCCAAAGAAATGGAAGCTTTTGTGATCAAAGAGGATCCCAAGCCCAAATATCTGATTTTTGTTGAGTATTTTGTGCCATTCTTGTTTGCTGCCTTCTTTCTCTATTACCGCTATCCCACTGGAGCTCTCAACCTTTGA